From the genome of Etheostoma spectabile isolate EspeVRDwgs_2016 chromosome 10, UIUC_Espe_1.0, whole genome shotgun sequence, one region includes:
- the cul4b gene encoding cullin-4B encodes MFPTGLSTPNPPPPPTQEARTAATDVKNDSGNITSPKKRKINGSEREDTSDTISSSPPKTLNSSSSSSSSSPCSPTSLHIQKKLRFEDSVDFIGLDVKMAEEAAAAASCSNNKSKAVFLPGGVGHHANGLTKPAGSGTFSNSKPGAAKKLVIKNFKEKPKLPENYTQETWQKLKEAVEAIQNSTSIKYNLEELYQAVENLCSHKISAKLYKQLRAVCEDHIKAQIDQFREDALDSVLFLKKIDKCWQDHCRQMIMIRSIFLFLDRTYVLQNSMLPSIWDMGLELFRFYIISDLKVQSKTIDGILLLIERERNGEAIDRSLLRSLLSMLSDLQIYQDSFEQRFLEETNRLYAAEGQRLMQQREVPEYLHHVNKRLEEEADRVITYLDQSTQKPLIATVEKQLLGEHLTATLQKGLTHLLDENRIQDLSLLYQLFSRVRGGVQVLLQHWIEYIKAFGSTIVINPEKDKTMVQELLDFKDKVDHVIDICFMKNEKFVNAMKEAFETFINKRPNKPAELIAKHVDSKLRAGNKEATDEELEKMLDKIMIIFRFIYGKDVFEAFYKKDLAKRLLVGKSASVDAEKSMLSKLKHECGAAFTSKLEGMFKDMELSKDIMVQFKQYMQCQNIPGNIELTVNILTMGYWPTYVPMEVHLPPEMVRLQEIFKTFYLGKHSGRKLQWQSTLGHCVLKAEYKEGKKELQVSLFQTLVLLMFNEGEEFTLEEIKLATGIEDSELRRTLQSLACGKARVLTKIPKSKDVEDGDKFSCNDDFKHKLFRIKINQIQMKETVEEQASTTERVFQDRQYQIDAAIVRIMKMRKTLSHNLLMSEVYNQLKFPVKPADLKKRIESLIDRDYMERDKENPNQYNYVA; translated from the exons ATGTTTCCAACAGGTTTATCTACCCCTAATCCCCCACCACCGCCGACCCAGGAGGCTAGAACTGCGGCTACTGATGTCAAAAACGACAGCGGTAACATTACATCTCCgaagaagaggaaaataaaCGGCTCAGAGAGGGAAGACACTTCTGACACGATATCTTCCTCGCCTCCCAAGACCCTGaattcctcctcttcttcatcctcctcctccccctgctCTCCCACTTCGCTGCACATCCAGAAGAAGTTAAGGTTTGAGGATTCAGTGGATTTCATTGGCCTGGATGTTAAAATGGCTGaggaggctgctgctgctgcttcgtGCTCTAATAACAAAAGCAAAGCCGTGTTCCTGCCCGGTGGTGTGGGACACCATGCAAACGGACTGACCAAACCCGCAGGATCCGGCACCTTTTCTAACAGTAAACCCGGTGCTGCAAAGAAACTAGTCATCAAGAACTTCAAAG AAAAGCCCAAATTGCCAGAGAACTACACGCAGGAGACCTGGCAGAAGCTGAAGGAGGCAGTGGAGGCCATACAGAACAGCACTTCAATTAAGTACAATCTAGAGGAACTCTATCAG GCTGTTGAGAACCTGTGCTCCCATAAGATATCTGCCAAACTTTACAAACAGCTGAGGGCCGTGTGTGAAGACCACATCAAGGCACAAATTGATCAATTCAGAGA GGACGCCCTGGACAGTGTGCTTTTCCTAAAGAAAATTGACAAGTGCTGGCAAGATCACTGCAGACAAATG ATCATGATTAGgagtatatttttgtttttggaccGCACCTATGTTTTACAAAATTCAATGCTGCCATCAATCTG GGACATGGGTCTGGAGCTGTTCAGGTTCTACATCATCAGTGATCTGAAGGTCCAGAGTAAAACTATCGACGGGATTCTGCTGCTTATTGAGAGGGAGCGAAATGGAGAGGCGATAGACCGCAGTCTACTGAGGAGCCTGCTGAGCATGCTCTCTGACCTGCAG ATTTATCAGGACTCTTTTGAGCAACGCTTTTTGGAGGAAACTAATCGGCTGTACGCTGCAGAGGGACAGAGGCTGATGCAGCAGAGAGAG gtcCCAGAATATCTCCATCATGTCAACAAGCGCTTAGAGGAGGAGGCTGACAGAGTCATCACATATCTGGACCAGAGCACACA AAAACCGCTCATTGCTACCGTGGAGAAGCAGTTGCTGGGTGAACATCTCACGGCTACTCTGCAGAAAG GGCTGACTCACCTGCTGGATGAGAACAGAATTCAGGATCTGTCTCTTCTCTATCAACTCTTCAGTCGAGTGCGAGGTGGCGTCCAGGTCCTCCTGCAGCACTGGATAGAGTACATAAAG GCTTTTGGAAGCACAATCGTAATAAatccagaaaaagacaaaacaatggtGCAAGAGTTGCTTGACTTCAAAGACAAGGTGGATCACGTCATCGACATATGCTTCATGAAGAATGAGAAGTTTGTCAACGCCATGAAGGAGGCTTTTGAAACATTCATCAACAAACGGCCAAATAAACCTGCGGAGCTCATAG CAAAACATGTGGATTCAAAGCTAAGGGCAGGAAACAAAGAAGCAACAGATGAAGAACTGGAGAAGATGCTGGATAAGATCATGATTATTTTTAGATTCATCTATG GAAAAGACGTTTTTGAGGCCTTTTATAAAAAGGATCTGGCCAAGAGGTTGCTGGTTGGAAAAAGCGCCTCTGTAGATGCTGAAAAGTCGATGTTGTCAAAGCTGAAACATG AATGTGGAGCAGCGTTCACCAGCAAACTTGAGGGGATGTTCAAGGATATGGAGCTTTCTAAAGACATCATGGTGCAGTTCAAACAG tATATGCAGTGCCAAAACATTCCTGGCAACATTGAGCTGACGGTGAACATCCTCACGATGGGTTACTGGCCAACCTATGTCCCGATGGAAGTGCACCTGCCTCCTGAG ATGGTGCGACTGCAGGAGATCTTCAAGACCTTCTACCTGGGCAAACACAGTGGCAGGAAGCTGCAGTGGCAGTCAACACTCGGCCATTGTGTCTTAAAAGCTGAATATAAAGAG GGCAAGAAGGAGCTGCAGGTGTCACTTTTCCAAACACTTGTGCTACTGATGTTTAATGAAGGCGAGGAGTTCACCCTGGAGGAGATCAAATTGGCAACAGGAATAG AGGACAGTGAACTGCGCCGGACTCTGCAGTCACTTGCTTGTGGAAAAGCACGTGTCCTCACCAAAATCCCCAAAAGCAAAGATGTGGAGGACGGGGATAAGTTTTCCTGCAATGATGACTTCAAACACAAGCTCTTCAGGATCAAAATAAACCAGATCCAGATGAAAGAAACG GTGGAGGAGCAAGCCAGTACCACAGAACGGGTGTTTCAGGATCGTCAGTATCAGATCGATGCTGCCATCGTGAGAATCATGAAGATGAGGAAGACTCTGAGCCATAATCTCTTGATGTCTGAAGTGTACAACCAGCTTAAATTCCCCGTCAAG CCAGCGGACTTGAAGAAGAGGATAGAGTCTCTTATTGACAGGGACTATATGGAGCGGGACAAGGAGAACCCCAACCAGTACAACTATGTGGcttag
- the mcts1 gene encoding malignant T-cell-amplified sequence 1 has protein sequence MFKKFDDKENVSNCIQLKTSVIKGIKNQLLEQFPDIESWLNHIMPKKDPVKIVRCHEHIEILTVNGELLFFRQREGPFYPTLRLLHKYPFILPHQQVDKGAIKFVLSGANIMCPGLTSPGAKLYPAATDTVVAIMAEGKQHALCVGVMKMSADSIGKVNKGIGIENVHYLNDGLWHMKTYK, from the exons ATGTTTAAAAA ATTTGATGATAAGGAAAATGTTTCCAACTGTATCCAGCTGAAAACATCTGTGATCAAAGGCATCAAAAATCAGCTGTTGGAACAGTTTCCAGACATAGAGTCATGGCTCAATCACATAATGCCAAAAAAGGACCCTGTAAAAATCGTGAGATG CCATGAACACATTGAAATCCTGACAGTGAACGGAGAACTGCTTTTCttcagacagagagaaggaccATTCTACCCAACCCTCAGACTGTTACATAAAT ATCCTTTCATTCTTCCACACCAGCAAGTAGACAAAGGGGCCATTAAATTTGTCTTAAGTGGAGCCAACATCATGTGCCCCGGGCTGACGTCACCAGGCGCTAAACTCTACCCAGCTGCAACCGACACAGTAGTT GCCATAATGGCGGAGGGAAAACAACATGCACTTTGTGTTGGTGTTATGAAGATGTCTGCAGACAGCAT AGGAAAAGTCAACAAGGGAATTGGAATTGAGAACGTTCACTATCTGAATGATGGACTGTGGCACATGAAGACGTATAAATGA
- the c1galt1c1 gene encoding C1GALT1-specific chaperone 1, whose product MLSEGGSFMKGMVMGGLFCLLLSLLGSFRPGTEPKTEDHNHHHVKAPSKDELTKLSDSRVQELSNQVRVSCIIMVQPKFLVYWATALDTWSKHCDKAVFYTSESSKALEAIDLNEKDDWARLRKALRHAFENAGDLQWFFVAQPTTFAIIENLKYLVLAKDPSEPFYLGNVKKSGELEYVAYDSGIVLSYEALKRLVHVFQDEDKCPERGRALWKLSEDKQLAVCLKFTGVFAENGEDAHGKGLFNSKGVNSLISESMKDNPNNVVEGCCSDMAVTFSGMSPNQMQVMMFGVYRLRPYGHDFHDSLVFNPPENSDND is encoded by the coding sequence ATGTTGTCTGAAGGAGGATCTTTCATGAAGGGGATGGTCATGGGAGGCCTCTTCTGCTTGCTGCTGTCACTCTTAGGTAGTTTCCGCCCTGGCACAGAGCCCAAGACAGAagatcataatcatcatcacgTCAAGGCCCCGAGTAAAGATGAGCTGACAAAACTCTCTGACAGTCGCGTTCAGGAGTTGAGCAATCAAGTCCGGGTCTCTTGCATCATCATGGTCCAGCCCAAGTTCCTTGTTTACTGGGCAACTGCACTGGACACCTGGAGCAAACATTGTGATAAGGCTGTGTTTTACACCTCAGAGTCTTCTAAGGCGCTTGAGGCGATAGACTTGAATGAAAAAGATGACTGGGCGAGGTTACGTAAAGCTCTAAGGCATGCTTTTGAAAATGCTGGGGACCTGCAGTGGTTCTTTGTTGCACAACCTACCACGTTTGCCATCATCGAGAACCTCAAATACCTTGTGCTCGCAAAGGATCCCAGCGAGCCCTTCTACCTGGGCAATGTAAAGAAGTCAGGGGAGCTTGAGTATGTGGCGTATGATAGTGGCATTGTTCTAAGTTATGAAGCTCTGAAAAGGCTAGTCCATGTGTTCCAGGATGaagacaaatgtccagaaagAGGACGTGCCCTGTGGAAGCTGAGTGAGGACAAGCAGCTGGCCGTGTGCCTCAAATTTACAGGGGTCTTCGCAGAGAATGGAGAAGATGCACACGGAAAAGGCCTCTTCAACAGCAAAGGTGTGAACAGCCTGATAAGTGAAAGCATGAAGGACAACCCCAATAATGTGGTGGAGGGCTGCTGCTCCGACATGGCAGTCACATTCAGCGGGATGTCACCAAATCAAATGCAGGTTATGATGTTTGGAGTATACAGACTTCGTCCTTACGGCCATGATTTTCATGACTCTTTAGTATTCAACCCACCTGAAAATTCAGATAATGACTAG